A single Staphylococcus muscae DNA region contains:
- the fabZ gene encoding 3-hydroxyacyl-ACP dehydratase FabZ: METIFNYNEIKKIIPHRQPFLLIDKIVEYEEGQRCVGIKQVSGNEPFFQGHFPDYAVMPGVLITEALAQTGAVAMLNSEENRGKIALFAGIDKCRFKRQVVPGDTLRLEVEITKIKGPIGKGTAKATVDGQLACSCELTFALQSPE; the protein is encoded by the coding sequence ATGGAAACTATTTTTAATTATAATGAGATTAAAAAAATTATTCCGCATCGTCAACCATTTTTGTTGATCGACAAAATTGTGGAATACGAAGAAGGTCAGCGTTGTGTCGGCATTAAACAAGTATCAGGCAATGAACCTTTCTTTCAAGGACATTTTCCTGATTATGCTGTGATGCCAGGTGTATTAATAACAGAAGCACTTGCACAAACAGGTGCTGTTGCGATGTTAAATAGCGAAGAAAATAGAGGGAAAATTGCTCTATTTGCAGGGATTGATAAATGTCGATTTAAAAGACAAGTCGTTCCTGGAGATACATTGAGATTAGAAGTTGAAATCACCAAAATAAAAGGTCCTATTGGTAAAGGGACAGCCAAAGCAACGGTAGACGGTCAGCTTGCATGTAGCTGCGAACTTACATTTGCATTACAGTCACCAGAATAA